From a region of the Flexistipes sp. genome:
- a CDS encoding phosphatidylserine decarboxylase, protein MIAKEGYPFILSAAAAVLILAIIPEGFLIFLLIVLLAFFIIFFRDPERRIPPFDDIALSGADGKIVDITREEFNGEDFTKISVFMNIFNVHVNRMPLSGKVTDITHKAGKFIPADKKESSFENEQNIITVETKYGKAVFKQVAGLVARRTVCYAEKAMDVPMGDRLGVIKFSSRFDHYLPTGFHPAVAEGEKVKAGETIIARYNG, encoded by the coding sequence TTGATAGCAAAAGAAGGATATCCTTTTATATTGTCTGCAGCTGCAGCAGTTTTAATACTGGCAATAATCCCTGAGGGATTTTTAATATTCCTTTTAATAGTTTTACTCGCATTTTTCATAATTTTTTTCAGGGATCCCGAAAGACGAATCCCCCCTTTTGATGACATTGCATTATCAGGAGCTGACGGGAAAATAGTTGACATTACCCGGGAAGAATTTAACGGGGAGGATTTCACCAAAATCAGTGTATTTATGAATATATTTAATGTTCATGTAAACCGTATGCCTTTATCAGGCAAGGTAACAGATATTACACATAAAGCCGGAAAATTTATTCCGGCGGATAAAAAGGAAAGCTCTTTTGAAAACGAGCAGAATATAATTACTGTGGAAACAAAGTACGGAAAAGCTGTCTTTAAGCAGGTGGCAGGTCTTGTTGCAAGACGCACTGTCTGCTATGCTGAAAAAGCAATGGACGTCCCGATGGGGGATAGATTGGGTGTAATCAAGTTCTCATCCCGTTTCGATCACTACCTTCCGACGGGGTTTCATCCGGCCGTTGCAGAAGGTGAAAAGGTTAAAGCCGGGGAGACGATTATCGCGAGGTATAACGGATAA
- the pssA gene encoding CDP-diacylglycerol--serine O-phosphatidyltransferase: protein MKKEHVIPNFITIMAMFSGFYSIIATERGNFEFAAYAILVAFLFDGIDGKIARLMNATSDFGIQLDSLSDLVSFGIAPALLLYKWLLMPYGRLGWMAAFLFIACGALRLARFNVQTKKISSKFFVGLPIPAAAGLIASTLLFINQLIGNAANFSISIGFVFLIYVLAFLMVSNFPYFSFKKFDYHGIKTFNLMVIFVLVIFIIGLYPEMFLFLFFILYVLSGLLLSLLKLGKVGKTLEERRI, encoded by the coding sequence ATGAAAAAAGAACATGTAATCCCCAATTTTATTACAATAATGGCTATGTTCAGCGGATTTTATTCCATAATTGCCACCGAAAGGGGCAATTTTGAGTTTGCCGCCTATGCAATACTTGTCGCTTTTCTTTTTGACGGTATCGATGGTAAAATAGCAAGACTTATGAACGCCACAAGTGATTTCGGTATTCAGCTGGATTCATTAAGTGATCTTGTTTCTTTTGGAATAGCCCCCGCCCTTTTACTTTATAAATGGCTTTTAATGCCTTACGGAAGACTGGGATGGATGGCCGCTTTTTTATTCATTGCATGCGGAGCTCTGAGACTTGCACGTTTTAATGTTCAGACAAAGAAAATTTCATCAAAATTTTTTGTGGGACTCCCTATTCCTGCAGCTGCAGGTTTGATAGCTTCAACACTGCTTTTTATAAACCAGTTAATCGGTAATGCGGCAAATTTTTCCATATCCATTGGCTTTGTATTTTTAATATATGTTCTGGCTTTTCTTATGGTTAGTAATTTCCCCTACTTCAGCTTTAAAAAGTTTGACTATCACGGTATCAAAACGTTTAACTTAATGGTGATTTTTGTTCTTGTGATATTTATAATAGGTCTTTATCCCGAAATGTTTCTTTTTCTCTTTTTTATACTTTATGTCCTATCCGGTCTGCTACTATCTCTGCTAAAATTAGGTAAGGTGGGAAAAACCCTGGAGGAAAGGCGCATTTAG